TGCCGACTGTGTCGTGGTTGATCGCCACGACTATCTCCTGGTTGCGGAGGGGGTCCGCGTGGCCGACGGCGAAACTCGCGGAGAGGGGCTGCGTCCGGACGCCCCGGGACTCACCGATGCGGCCGGCGCCTTCTCCACCACCGTGGACTTGTTGATGTAGACCTTGGCCGTCGGCTGCTCGGCCCCCGGGTCGCCGGGCGGACCGCCCTTGGCGAAGCCCTCAATCCTCTTGGCGATATCCAGTCCGGCCGTGACCTTGCCCACCAGCGCGTAGTCGGGGGTGAGGCCGGCGCCCCCGGGGCCGGTGACGACGAAGAACTGGGAGCTGGACGTCCCGGCCGCCTCCTGCCCGCCCTTGGCCATGGCAACGAGGCCCTCCGTGTACTTGAGCGTCTTGGGGGGAGCCTCCGTCACCTTGTAGCCGGCTCCGCCCGTCCCGTCTCCCTTCGGGTCGCCGCCCTGGATCACAAAGCCCTTGGCCAGGCGATGGAAGGTCAGCCCGTCGAAGAAGCCCTTGCGGGCGAGGAAGACGATCGAGTTGGCCGTCTTGGGCGCGCGCGCCACGTCCAGCTCGATGTCGATGAGGCCGCACGAGGTTTCCAGACGCCACACGTAAATCCTGGCCTTGTTGAGCTTCTGGTCCTCGGCAGCGGTGTACTCCTCTTTCTTGGTGCCGGCCGCCTCGGGAAGCGGGGCGTCGCAGGCGATGGGGGCCGGCGTCGGGGCCGTGGAGGGCGACGCCTTGGGCTTTGAGGTCGTCAGCGCCTTGCGCTCCTCCTTGCCCCCGAGCGTCGCGACTGCCGCTATGGCCACTCCCCCCAGGATCAGCGCCGAGATGACGCTGAGGTTGATGATGCGACGCCTGCGGCGCTGGCGCTCCATCATCTCGCGCATGGCCTCGCGCCTGGCGGCGGCCGCATCCTTTTTGCGCTGGCGCTTGGGGGGACGTGACGACATGGGGTCTCATGTCTATCAGAACCGGGCGGGGGCCCGGCCCCCGACGCGGGTGACGGGGTGCCCTGCCCCCGTGGTTAGGCTGGCGCCATGACTTCCCCCCAGCCGTCCACCGTGGTGCTCGGGGTCCGGCACGGCGAGGTGCACAACCCGCGGGGGGTCATCTACGCGGGCCTTCCCGGTTACGGACTGTCCGAAGCCGGACGAGCCCAGGGGGCCGCTCTCGCACATGGACTTTCCGGACACCGTGTCGCCGCCGTCTACTGCTCGCCGCTGGAGCGCGCGGTCCAGACTGCGGAGTTCCTGTCGGGGCTGTGCGATGCGCCGATGGTCACCGACGACAGGCTGATCGAGTGGAAGTACTGGTCGGAGTGGGGCGGGCTGACGTGGGAGGAGTTGCGCGAGCGCAAGGGCGACGAGTTCGCGGCCTACCTGGAGGACCCCGGCTCCCTGACGCGCGGCGAGACCATCGAGGTGCTGGCGGACAGGGTCCAGGACTGGCTGGACGAGGTCCGCGGCGCACATGCGGGCGGGCTCGTCATCGGGGTATCGCACCTGGAGCCCCTCCGGGCGATCCTCGTCCGGCTGACGGGGGGACCGTGGGCCGGGATGGGCCGCATCCTGATCCCTCCCGGTCAGGCTGTCCGCCTGCAACCGGACCCGTCCCCCCAACCCGCGCCGCCCGGGCACCTCATCTCCCCCGAAACCGGGGGCCTCCCCCACTTGCGCTAGCCGCCGGGCCAGTCACTTTTCGCCGGTTTGATTCCCGGTACTCGCCTCGTTTCCTAGGGACAACCCCAACATCGAAAACGAGGCCAACGTGACTCCCG
The sequence above is a segment of the Actinomycetota bacterium genome. Coding sequences within it:
- a CDS encoding peptidylprolyl isomerase, with the protein product MSSRPPKRQRKKDAAAARREAMREMMERQRRRRRIINLSVISALILGGVAIAAVATLGGKEERKALTTSKPKASPSTAPTPAPIACDAPLPEAAGTKKEEYTAAEDQKLNKARIYVWRLETSCGLIDIELDVARAPKTANSIVFLARKGFFDGLTFHRLAKGFVIQGGDPKGDGTGGAGYKVTEAPPKTLKYTEGLVAMAKGGQEAAGTSSSQFFVVTGPGGAGLTPDYALVGKVTAGLDIAKRIEGFAKGGPPGDPGAEQPTAKVYINKSTVVEKAPAASVSPGASGRSPSPRVSPSATRTPSATRR
- a CDS encoding histidine phosphatase family protein, translating into MTSPQPSTVVLGVRHGEVHNPRGVIYAGLPGYGLSEAGRAQGAALAHGLSGHRVAAVYCSPLERAVQTAEFLSGLCDAPMVTDDRLIEWKYWSEWGGLTWEELRERKGDEFAAYLEDPGSLTRGETIEVLADRVQDWLDEVRGAHAGGLVIGVSHLEPLRAILVRLTGGPWAGMGRILIPPGQAVRLQPDPSPQPAPPGHLISPETGGLPHLR